The following coding sequences are from one Leptolyngbya sp. NIES-3755 window:
- a CDS encoding polyphosphate kinase (similar to AA sequence:cyanobase_aa:LBDG_45120) has translation MRRRKPAPVEINLNDPQYYFNRELSWIEFNCRVLHEAFDPRTPLIERLKFLAIFSSNLDEYFMVRVAALKEQVEAKVSKLSPDGRTPQEQLGLINERLRPLVAKQHRHFEEAVRPQLASQGVYVLDYIDLNQEQRSYLHDYFESQVFPVLTPLAIDPGHPFPYISNLSLNLAVVIKDSVTDEELFARVKVPKVLPRFIQLPINTQDLPTPIAKSRAPVWAGVPLEQVIAHNLEALFPGMNIQEYHPFRVTRNGDLDVEEDEAEDLMSAIEEELKKRRVGGSVVRVEMNPSMPEHIRSMLIEEMEVEPEDVYEIDGLLCLKDLFTLTSLPLPDLKDPHWSPVIHPKLRRVAEVPVTEALTHDENFFSVVRRQDLLVHHPYHSFSRSVQRFIEEAAHDPNVLAIKMTLYRTSGDSPIVQALIAAAENGIQVAVLVELKARFDEANNINWAKKLENAGVHVVYGLVGLKTHTKLVLVVRREEGRIRRYVHIGTGNYNPKTARLYTDLGIFSSREELGADLTDLFNYLTGYSRQQSYRKLLVAPVNLRDRMLSFIDREIELQRNGGQGRIVAKMNALVDPKLITALYEASQAGVQIDLIIRGICCLRPGLKDISENIRVISIVGRFLEHARIFYFNNGGESEVYIGSADWMPRNLDRRVEAVVLVEEPNLAQDLQEILGIMLADNRHAWELQPDGKYVQRQPQGDQPEQSSQRIFMEMAQQG, from the coding sequence ATGCGACGACGGAAACCTGCACCCGTGGAAATAAACTTGAACGATCCGCAGTACTATTTCAATCGTGAACTAAGTTGGATTGAGTTTAACTGTCGGGTGCTGCATGAAGCATTCGATCCGCGTACTCCTTTGATTGAACGTCTGAAATTTCTTGCAATCTTTAGCTCGAATCTTGATGAATATTTCATGGTGCGGGTGGCGGCACTGAAAGAGCAAGTTGAAGCGAAAGTCAGTAAGCTCAGTCCAGATGGTCGTACTCCTCAAGAACAATTGGGATTGATCAATGAGCGGTTGCGTCCGTTAGTTGCAAAACAACATCGACACTTTGAAGAGGCAGTGCGTCCTCAGTTAGCTTCTCAAGGGGTGTATGTGCTGGACTATATTGATTTGAATCAAGAACAGCGATCGTATTTGCATGATTATTTTGAATCGCAAGTCTTTCCGGTTCTGACTCCATTGGCGATCGATCCTGGACATCCTTTTCCATATATTTCCAATCTCAGTCTGAACCTAGCAGTCGTGATTAAAGATAGTGTCACCGATGAGGAACTATTCGCACGAGTGAAAGTTCCGAAAGTGCTACCCAGATTTATTCAGCTACCGATTAACACTCAAGATTTACCAACGCCGATCGCGAAAAGTCGTGCGCCCGTCTGGGCAGGTGTTCCCCTCGAACAAGTGATTGCTCACAATCTTGAAGCGCTATTCCCAGGAATGAACATTCAGGAGTATCATCCGTTCCGAGTCACACGCAATGGCGATCTGGATGTTGAAGAAGACGAAGCAGAAGATTTGATGTCTGCGATCGAAGAAGAATTGAAAAAGCGTCGAGTTGGCGGCTCTGTGGTTCGCGTCGAGATGAATCCATCCATGCCAGAACATATTCGATCGATGTTGATCGAAGAGATGGAAGTTGAACCTGAAGACGTTTACGAAATTGATGGATTGTTGTGCTTGAAGGATTTGTTCACGCTCACAAGCTTACCGTTACCAGACTTGAAAGATCCGCATTGGAGTCCTGTCATACATCCGAAGCTGAGACGAGTTGCAGAAGTTCCTGTGACTGAAGCATTAACGCATGATGAGAACTTTTTTTCTGTCGTTCGTCGTCAGGATCTTTTAGTGCATCATCCTTATCATTCATTTTCACGCAGTGTTCAGCGATTTATCGAAGAAGCGGCTCATGATCCGAATGTGCTTGCCATTAAGATGACGCTGTATCGCACATCGGGAGATTCGCCGATCGTTCAAGCTCTGATTGCTGCGGCAGAAAACGGCATTCAAGTGGCTGTATTAGTAGAGTTAAAAGCTCGATTTGATGAAGCAAACAATATCAATTGGGCGAAGAAGCTGGAGAATGCAGGCGTTCACGTCGTTTATGGGTTAGTCGGACTTAAGACCCATACTAAATTAGTATTAGTGGTGCGACGTGAAGAGGGACGTATCCGAAGATATGTGCATATTGGCACAGGTAACTACAATCCAAAGACAGCACGACTTTACACGGATTTAGGAATCTTTAGCAGTCGAGAAGAATTGGGAGCCGATCTAACCGATTTGTTTAACTATCTCACCGGATATTCTCGGCAACAGTCTTATCGAAAATTGTTGGTTGCGCCGGTGAATCTGCGCGATCGCATGTTGAGTTTTATCGATCGAGAAATTGAACTTCAGCGCAATGGCGGACAGGGGCGCATTGTTGCCAAGATGAATGCGTTGGTCGATCCAAAACTAATCACAGCCCTGTATGAAGCCTCTCAAGCGGGAGTGCAGATTGATCTGATTATTCGGGGCATTTGTTGTTTGCGTCCGGGCTTGAAAGACATTAGCGAGAACATTCGAGTCATCAGCATTGTGGGGCGCTTTCTTGAACATGCTCGGATTTTCTACTTTAACAATGGCGGGGAATCTGAGGTTTATATCGGGAGTGCCGATTGGATGCCACGAAACCTCGATCGACGAGTTGAAGCGGTGGTGCTGGTCGAAGAACCGAACCTTGCTCAAGACTTGCAAGAGATTCTGGGGATTATGCTGGCGGACAATCGACATGCTTGGGAGTTGCAGCCTGATGGCAAGTATGTGCAGCGTCAACCGCAAGGCGACCAACCGGAACAGAGTTCGCAGCGGATTTTTATGGAGATGGCACAGCAGGGTTAG
- a CDS encoding hypothetical protein (hypothetical protein MicvaDRAFT_4146;~similar to AA sequence:cyanobase_aa:LBDG_45110), with product MNSNELAKYLEQTDSVTKPWLLAQLRLLKLEEQRSTLSPAEYEKRLADIHQDVMNLGEWWVGIEDEVF from the coding sequence ATGAATAGCAACGAACTCGCAAAATATTTAGAACAAACCGATAGTGTGACCAAACCTTGGTTGCTAGCTCAATTAAGATTGCTGAAATTAGAGGAACAACGATCGACGCTTTCTCCCGCTGAGTACGAAAAACGACTTGCCGATATCCATCAGGATGTGATGAACTTGGGTGAATGGTGGGTTGGCATTGAAGATGAGGTGTTCTAA